The Saccopteryx leptura isolate mSacLep1 chromosome 2, mSacLep1_pri_phased_curated, whole genome shotgun sequence genome has a window encoding:
- the HIC2 gene encoding hypermethylated in cancer 2 protein codes for MVSGPLALRWYAWAGRGDMGPDMELPSHSKQLLLQLNQQRTKGFLCDVIIMVENSIFRAHKNVLAASSIYFKSLVLHDNLINLDTDMVSSTVFQQILDFIYTGKLLPSDQPAEPNFSTLLTAASYLQLPELAALCRRKLKRAGKPFGSGRVGAAGMGRPPRSQRLSTASVIQARYPGLMDGRKGAPTPQELPQAKGSDDELFLGSSNQDSTHSLGRAVCPASGEPGLGSCSTNGSSGGCEQELGLDLSKKSPPLPPATPGPPPTPDDPAQLSDSQHGSPLSASAPPIANSASYAELGGTPSEPMDLEGAEDNHLSLLEGPGGQPRKSLRHSARKKEWSKKEPIASSPFERREAGPKGSCPGEESEGLGDRVPNGILASSVAGGGPSGSYGEPSYPCKEEEENGKDGSEDSGQSGSEGGSGHANAHYMYRQEGYETVSYGDNLYVCIPCAKGFPSSEQLNAHVETHTEEELFIKEEGAYETGSGGAEEEAEDLSAPSASYAAEPRPFKCSVCEKTYKDPATLRQHEKTHWLTRPFPCNICGKMFTQRGTMTRHMRSHLGLKPFACDECGMRFTRQYRLTEHMRVHSGEKPYECQLCGGKFTQQRNLISHLRMHTSPS; via the exons ATGGTTTCTGGACCCCTGGCACTCCG GTGGTACGCGTGGGCAGGGCGTGGGGACATGGGGCCTGACATGGAGCTGCCCAGTCATTCAAAGCAGCTACTGCTGCAGCTGAACCAGCAGAGGACAAAGGGCTTCCTGTGTGATGTCATCATCATGGTAGAGAACTCCATCTTTCGGGCCCACAAGAATGTCCTGGCCGCCAGCAGCATCTACTTCAAGTCCCTGGTTTTGCACGACAACCTCATCAACCTAGACACGGACATGGTCAGCTCCACAGTGTTCCAGCAGATCCTGGACTTTATCTACACGGGCAAGCTGCTGCCCAGCGACCAGCCAGCTGAGCCCAACTTCAGCACTCTCCTCACTGCCGCCAGCTACCTCCAGCTGCCTGAGTTGGCAGCCCTATGCCGCCGCAAGCTCAAGCGAGCTGGCAAACCCTTCGGCTCTGGACGGGTGGGAGCTGCTGGCATGGGGCGGCCCCCCCGCAGCCAGCGACTGTCCACAGCTTCTGTCATCCAGGCTCGGTATCCAGGGCTCATGGATGGGCGCAAGGGGGCTCCCACTCCACAGGAGCTTCCTCAGGCCAAAGGCTCAGATGACGAGCTCTTCCTTGGTAGCTCCAACCAGGACAGCACACACAGCCTGGGCCGGGCTGTCTGTCCAGCTAGTGGGGAGCCTGGCCTGGGCAGCTGTAGCACCAATGGGAGCAGTGGGGGCTGTGAGCAGGAGCTGGGTCTGGACCTGTCCAAGAAGAGCCCCCCTTTGCCCCCCGCCACCCCtggtcccccccccacccctgatgACCCGGCCCAGCTAAGTGACAGTCAGCACGGCTCACCCCTCTCGGCCTCTGCCCCTCCCATTGCCAACAGTGCCTCTTATGCCGAGCTGGGGGGCACCCCCAGTGAGCCCATGGATCTGGAGGGAGCCGAGGACAACCATCTGAGCCTACTGGAGGGGCCTGGCGGGCAGCCCCGGAAGAGCCTCCGCCACTCAGCCCGCAAGAAGGAGTGGAGCAAGAAGGAGCCTATTGCAAGTTCCCCCTTTGAGCGGAGGGAAGCTGGGCCCAAGGGCTCCTGCCCAGGGGAAGAGAGCGAAGGGCTTGGGGACAGGGTTCCCAATGGCATCCTGGCCAGCAGTGTAGCAGGGGGCGGCCCCAGTGGGTCCTATGGGGAGCCCTCATACCCCtgcaaggaggaggaagagaatggCAAGGACGGGAGTGAGGACAGCGGGCAGAGCGGGAGTGAGGGGGGCAGTGGCCACGCCAATGCCCATTACATGTACCGGCAGGAGGGCTACGAGACAGTGTCCTATGGGGACAATCTGTATGTGTGTATCCCGTGCGCCAAAGGCTTCCCCAGCTCTGAGCAGCTCAATGCCCATGTGGAGACCCACACAGAGGAGGAGCTGTTCATCAAGGAGGAGGGTGCCTATGAGACGGGCAGTGGGGGTgcggaggaggaggctgaggacCTGTCAGCGCCCAGTGCATCCTACGCAGCTGAGCCCCGGCCCTTCAAGTGCTCGGTCTGTGAGAAGACCTACAAGGACCCGGCTACCCTGCGACAGCACGAGAAGACGCACTGGCTGACACGGCCCTTCCCCTGCAACATCTGTGGCAAGATGTTCACGCAGCGCGGCACCATGACACGCCACATGCGCAGCCACCTGGGCCTAAAGCCCTTTGCCTGTGATGAGTGTGGCATGCGTTTCACCCGCCAGTACCGCCTGACAGAGCACATGCGCGTGCACTCAGGTGAGAAGCCCTATGAGTGCCAGCTCTGTGGGGGCAAGTTCACCCAGCAGCGTAACCTCATCAGCCACCTGCGCATGCACACCTCCCCCTCCTAG